In the Ranitomeya imitator isolate aRanImi1 chromosome 2, aRanImi1.pri, whole genome shotgun sequence genome, gcaagggacctgacggacaccagaatgtaagtatgtgctgtttttttttttttcagtttaacgcttgtaaccagggtaaacatcgggtaactaagcgcagtcctgcacttagttacccgatgtttaccctggttacaagcgaacgcatcgctggatcgcatcgctagatcggtgtctcacacaccgatctagcgatgacagcgggagatccagcgatgaaagaaagttccatacgatctgctacgacgtacgattctcagcaggatcgctgctgcgtgtcagacacagcgatatcgtaatgatatcgctagaacgtcacgaatcgtaccgtcgtagcgatcgaaatgttatagtgtgacggtacccttagacttccACTGATCAGTAAGCTTTGGATAGGTGATAGTGTTTTAACCAGACGCCCCTTTTAATAACGGTTATATTTTTTGGCAGATGACTATTCCAGGACATTACAAGGACATCCGACATCTTCAGATTTCAAAGCAGAAGATGGCTTCATAACACAACATACATATGAAAAGCAAAGCAAAGATCTATCGTCTGAACATTTTAAACAGATCCTATCAAAGACTATTAAGCAAACTAAAAATCACAAAAGGAGTGATAAATTGCAAACAACCCACCCTATAAAGAAACCATATTTATGTTCAGAATGCggtaaatgttttaaccagaaatcagaactTGTTAAACATCAtacaattcacacaggggagaaactattttcatgttcagaatgtgggaaatgttttaaccagaaatcaggacTTGTTACACATCAGGAAatgcacacaggagagaagccatattcatgctcagaatgtgagaaatgttttcatCACAAATCATCTCTTATAATACATCAGAAAAGTCACATAGAGAAGCAggaattttcatgttcagaatgtgggttaTGTTTTAGATTCAAATACAAACTcattatacatcagagaattcacacaggtgaaaaacctttttcatgttcagaatgtgggaaatgttttaggatTAAATCCTCTTTTGTTATGCATCAGAAAAGTCATGCAGCAAAAAAGCCATTTACCTGTTTAGAATGTGGACATTCTTTTCACCAGAAATCAAAACTTGTTATACATCAGAGgagtcacacaggggagaggccatattcatgttcagaatgtgagaaacaaTTCAGCAGTAAGTCAGCTCTTGTTcaccatcagaaaattcacacaggggagaagtcattttcatgttcacaatgtggaaATAGTTTTAAATATAAATCAGATGTTGTTAGACATGAGagatgtcacacaggggagaagcctttttcttgtccaGAATGTGGAAAATTATTTGCAAATAAGTCAActcttgttatacatcagagaagtcacacaggtgagaagccatattcatgttcagaatgtggaaaatgctttgcAAAAAAGTCAAATCTGGTtatacatcagagaagtcacacaggagagaaaccattttcatgttcagaatgtgggaaatgtttcagttTTAAGGCAAATCTTGATGCACATCAGAgagttcatacaggggagaagccatatttatgCTCCGAATGTGAGAAGCGTTTCAGCAATATGTCTGCTCTTGTTcaccatcagaaaattcacacaagggagaagccattTTTGTGTTCACATTGTGGAGATAGTTTTAAACGGAAAACACAttttattagacatcagagaagtcacacaaggGAGAAAcagttttcatgtttagaatgtgggaaacattTCAGTTTTCAGGCAAATCTTGTTGCAcaccagataattcacacaggggcGAGTTAGTTTTAATTACAGAACAAGGAAAAGATTATAGCAATAATTCAGATATTGCACAAGCGAGAATTTAAAGAAATATGCCCTTTTTTTGTTCAGTATGTGGAAAAGATTATAGCAGTAATCATACCTTGCTGTACATTTTGCACAGGGGCaagccattctcatgttcagaatgtgaaaaatgctTTTAAAAGAAGTCCACTTTgtttacacatcagagaactcacacaggggagaagcaatTTTCATGTTGAGGATGGGATAAATGTTATACTCAGAAACCAAGTCTagtaaagcattaaaaaaaaacatgcacaCAACTGAAAAAAAGTATACAACAGAAACAGTCAAAATAAAGTCATACATGAGAAAGATAAAATAATTTGGAGCAGACCTGGGCATATTGCAGCCAACTGGCCACAACTGTCTCTTTTGGCTGTGTTTGTCTGGCTTGCTGACGGAGATATTCAAAGGACCGAAAAGTTTGATTTGAACTGATGCATGATTCTGTTTTTTCATCAGTCATAATTTCTATTGTGGCCTTACCCTGACAGCATCTTCTAATCAGTGGATTTTCCTAAGGAATCAGTGCTGTGTAGATCtcgctaaggccggagtcacactacagcgagatatggccgagtctcgccggttaaaaacaagctccggcactctggagcagagcgtgcagctccatgtattgcggcTGCATgcttcgctctggagtgccggtgctagagcttggttttaacctgcgagactcggccgtatcttgctgtgtgtgatcccggcctaacagtgcTACTTCTTTTACCACTTACTTAATCCCCTAATTGCATGATGAAAATTTCAACTACAGTTTTTATGTTGGGAGATCAACTAATTAGTAGCTTCTGTATCTCCGCGGAACGCCTCTGGTAAGTTCACACACTTAAGCAAAGTATTCCTGTTGAAGACTGGTTCCAACAGTGTGAATTACCTCTCACTTTCACTACATGCGGCCTTCAAATATAATATTCTATGTGCCCCTTACATCCATCCTTTACTGCTGAAATGTGTTCCCTAAACCTTATGCCCCACCATGTACTCTGGTGCCTCCTCAACTTTGTGTGTAAAAGGGTTAGCCCCTACCTCTACCTTTGCACCGAGCTAGTGTTATTTTGCTCTGTTGTATGTCTTGTGCAGTAGAGGTAAGGGTTAGGCCCCTCACACATTATACCTTCTATGATTGTGGCTTCTCACATCCACTCCATTGACTCCAGTAAGGATTTCCCACTCCTTGTCCACACACACACTTTACATGTGGATCCATGCATGTAAAATATGGGTGACCAAAACTTTTTCCCAATTTTTCCATTACTTAATTAACTATAAAGCTTGTTGTACCATGCATTATTAAGCTACTGTacgttcacacaactgtattttcggtccaagtcctgtcatgttaaaaataaataaataaataaaacttgcTTCATACACACAGCACTAAGACTAACATGCGGTTAGGCTGTTCAGATGACAGATTTTTCATATTGACTGGATGGCGCGCCTGAAAAAAATTGCAATGTGTGCTTTTCCGTGCTCTTTTTCAGATGAGACTTGCTCAGTCAAGTCTATGGGTgttcatctgattttttttttttaacagattaaTTAAAACTAATAGTAAACTGTATTTGCTCTTGTAAATCTAATTCACTGTTCTATAAAAATGGTGGCCACACGGATGGCTATGTAAATGAAAATCTGTCTATTTTATATGCTCTTGTGATCTTAGATTTACTAGTATCAGCTAATCAAAACCATATAGTTTATAGCTTTTTTTAAAGTGATAAAATTAACAGTGTACAGAATTAGGTTTAATCAATTGATTCCCAGTTTCTCATGTggtcccttgggaaaattaattgtctAGAATTACCAATATATTTATCTTACCCCAAAAAAGAGAAAATACCTATATAAGGAATACATTTGATATTTCGTATTAATTTAAATTGTCTTAGAACTGAAAAAATGTTTCCTTTAAAACTTATATGTTTTATAAACTTGGTTTATCAATTAGAGTTGTCTCCCTTTCTGATGTTGACTTCAGGGATAAAAAGGTGAGCAACAATGATGATTTTGTGATTGCACATGGATGCCAGGACAATTTTGTTACAATAGAACACACCAGACTTTCGATCCTGGACTTTCAGACACTTTTTGAAAATGAGCTATTCATAAGGATAATTGAATTAACCAGATTACGCTACAGAGCCATGTTTCCAAATAATTGCTTTTTTGTTGCATGCTAGTCCTTGCTCCCTATCAAAAATCCAtacccattaaccccttcctgacctgtgacacagcgtatgcgtcatgaaagtcggtgccaatccgacctgtgacgcatatgctgtgtcacagaaagatcgcgtccctgcagatcgggtgaaagggttaactcccatttcacccgatctgcagggacagggggagtggtagtttagcccaggggggggtggcttcacccccccccccttcccgtggctacgatcgctctgattggctgttgaaagtgaaactgccaattagagcgatttgtaatatttcacctaaaaaactggtgaaatattacaatccagccatggccgattccgcaatatcatcggccatggctggaaacacttatgtgcacccaccccaccccaccgatctcccccccccagccccccgatctgtggtccgctcccctccgtcctgtgctccgctcccccgtcctcctgtccgctcccctcgtgctccaatcacaccccccgtgctccaatcaaaccccccctgcactccgatccaccccccccacccgcacagcgatccacccccccgtgttccgatccaccccccatgctccgatccaccccccgtgctccgacgcccccccgtgccgtgatctccccccccccccccccccttatacttaccgagcctcccggggtccatccgtcttctttcccgggcgccgccatcttccaaaatggcgggcgcatgtgcagtgataggttatatctcagtgatcaaaataaaaaaaatagtaaatgacccccccccccccctttgtcacccccataggtagggacaataaaaaaaaataaagaaattttttttcccactaatgttggggtaagaactaggggtagggttagggttcgggatgtgcacacgtattctggtcctctgctgatttttccgcagaggatttgataaatctgcagggctaaaccgctgtggatttatcgcggatttatcgcggatttaccgcggtttttttgcgcatttcactgcggttttacaactgcgattttctattggagcagttgtaaaaccgctgcggaatccgcagaaagaagcgacatgctgcggaatgtaaacccctgcgtttccgtgcagtttttccgcagcatgtgcacagcgatttttgtttcccataggtttacattgaactgtaaactcatgggaaactgctgcggatccgcagcgttttccgcgggtgcacatacctttagaattagactatgtgcacacggtgcggatttggctgcggatccgcagcagtgttccatcaggtttacagtaccatgtaaacatatggaaaaccaaatccgctgtgcccatggtgcggaaaataccacgcggaaacgctgcgttgtaatttccgcagcatgtcaattctttgtgcggattccgcagcgttttacacctgttcctcaataggaatctacaggtgaaatccgcacaaaaaacactggcaatccgcaggtaaaacgcagtgccttttacccgcggatttttcaaaaatggtgctgaaaaatctcatacgaacccgcaacgttggcacatagccttagggttgggttggaattagggttgtggttaggggtgtgttggggttagggttgtggttagggttgtgattagggttagggttgtgattagggttacggctacagttgggattagggttaggggtgtgttggggttagtgttggagttagaattgaggggtttccactgtttaggcacatcagggggtctgcaaacgcaacatggcgccaccattgattccagccaatcttgtattcaaaaagtcaaatggtgctccctcacttccgagccccgacgtgtgcccaaacagtggtttacccaaacatatggggtaccagcatactcaggacaaactgcacaacaattattggggtccaatttctcctgttacccttgagaaaataaaaaattgcttgctaaaacatcatttttgaggaaagaaaaatgattttttattttcacggctctgcgttataaacttctgtgaagcacttgggggttcaaagtgctcaccacatatctagataagttccttggggggtctagtttccaaaatggggtcacttgtggggggtttctactgtttaggcacaccaggggctctgcaaacgcaacatgacgtccgcagaccattccatcaaagtctgcatttcaaaagtcactacttcccttctgagccccgacgtgtgcccaaacagtggtttacccccacacatggggtatcaacgtactcaggagaaactggaaaaaacttttggggtccaatttctcctgtaacccttgggaaaattaaaaaattatttttgaggaaagaaaacgtatttattattttcacggctctgcgttataaacttctgtgaagcacttgggggttcaaagtgctcacctcacatctagataagttcctttcggggtctagtttccaaaatggggtcatcaggggctctgcaaacgcaacgtgacacccgcagagcattccatcaaagtctgcatttcaaaacgtcactacttcacttctgagccccagcatgtgcctaaacagtggtttacccccacatatggggtatcagcgtactcaggagaaactggacaacaacttttggggtcaaatttctcctgttacccttgggaaaataaaaaattgcgggctaaaaaatcatttttgagaaaataatttttattttttattttcatggctctgcgttataaacttctgtgaagcacttgagggttcaaagtgctcaccacacatctagattagttcctttgggggtctagtttccaaaatggggtcatttgtgggggatctccaatgtttaggcacacaggggctctccaaacgcgacatggtgtccgctaatgattggagctaattttccatttaaaaagccaaatggcgtgccttcccttctgagccctgccgtgcgcccaaacagtggtttacccccacatatggggtatctgcgtactcaggacaaactggacaacaacatttggggtccaatttctcctattaccattggcaaaataggaaattccaggctaaaaatcatttttgagaaaagaaaaataattttttcttttcatggctctgcattataaacttctgtgaagcacctgggggtttaaagtgctcagtatgcatctagataagttccttggggggtctagtttccaaaatggggtcacttgtgggggagctccaatgcataggcacacaggggctctccaaacgcgacatggtgtccgctaacaattggagctaattttccattcaaaaagtcaaaaggcgcgccttcccttccgagccctgccgtgtgcccacacagtggtttacccccacatatgaggtatcggcgtactcgggagaaattgctcaacaaattttaggatccattttatcctattgcccatgtgaaaatgaaaaaattgaggcgaaaagaaatttttggtgaaaaaaaagtactttctcatttttacggatcaatttgtgaagcacctgggggtttaatgggctcactaggcatctagatacgttccttggggggtccagtttccaaaatggggtcacttgtgggggagcttcaatgtttaggcacacgggtgctctccaaacgtgacatggtgtccgctaaagagtgcagccaatttttcattcaaaaagtcaaatggcgctccttcccttccaagccctgccatgcgcccaaacagtggtttacccccacatatgaggtatcagcgtactcaggacaaattggacaacaactttcgttgttcagtttctccttttaccattgggaaaataaaaaaaaattgttgctgaaaaatcatttttgtgactaaaaagttaaatgttcattttttccttccatgttgcttctgctgctgtgaagcacctgaagggttaataaacttcttgaatgtggttttgtgcaccttgacgggtgcagtttttagaatggtgtcacttttgggtattttcagccatatagacccctcaaactgacttcaaatgtgaggtggtccctaaaaaaaatggttttgtaaatttcgttgtaaaaatgagaaatcgctggtcaaattttaacccttataacttcctagcaaaaaaaaattttgtttccaaaattgtgctgatgtaaagtagacatgtgggaaatgttatttattaactattttgtgtcacataactctctggtttaacagaataaatattcaaaatgtgaaaatttcaaaattttcgccaaatttccgtttttatcacaaataaacacagaatttattgacctaaatttaccactagcacgaagcccaatatgtcctgaaaaaacaatctcagaaccgctaggatccattgaagcgttcctgagttattacctcataaagggacactggtcagaattgcaaaaaacggcaaggtcttaaaggtcaaaataggctgggtcatgaaggggttaagtagatgACATTGTATGACCTCTGAAATAAGGTTTGTTACTTGATGCAAATACCTAGACTGGACCATATTAGATGAATAAAATGTGTCCATTCCCTATGACCTAGTAAAATCGGAATTCTACCACTCCTAAATAACCTTACACTGGCTTTGCCAAGCAGGAGGTGAAATGGATGGATGAACTCAGAGCTTTTCTATTCAAACCAAAAGTGACATTTTAAGCAGCATCTGGATTAATATCTGTACCCTAAAACATTCTTTGGATACCTGTAACTCACATAGAAGCTAACATGTTTAAAGTCAGAGCATGGCAGGAATATTTTAGACTACTTTGGAAAATGATTTAAGCTTCACTTTCCCTGACACACAAGCCATGCACACACCAGGCTTCCGAGGACACAAAAGTCAACCAGCTCTCTACAGGCAGCAGCATTGCTGCTATAATCATCTCATTTATCCACCCAAACACTCTGTGGGATTAAAAAAAGGCTCGGACATtatttgaatgctgcagccagtcagcgtctgctGATTGGCTGTAACACACGTGTTGAGCCCAGCAGATGTTAATCCAAGCAGATGTAGTACTGACTACAGAGTAGTGGAGGTGGTCCAGAACATATCATTTTTTACATAGCTCTACCAGACAGCACAGACATGAGACTGCCTCTCTGCCCTTGCGGCATCGCTCCATATGCGGCAATTAGAAACAGCTAGTGCTTTCCACCAGCAAGTGGAGGGTTATGAGACCCAGTGGTCTAGAGTTCAGATACCATTTTTGTCAATCAAAAGACACAGTCCTTGATTTAATCGTGACAACAGACAGCTCTGATCCTTGGCTTGATTTCTGATTCTCTGTCCAAATAGGAACAGGAAACGCAATCAGGTTAAAAGCCCTTCCCCCTACTTTCTCTGTGGGTTTTTGTTCTATCAGGACAGGGCAGAGAAGGGGAACTGTTTCTAGTACCTTTTAGAACTTGTGGATGGTGGCAGGGTTTtggatagagttgagcgaatatgttcgggttccctcttGTTCAGCAAGCTATATAGCGCTtacagaataagctgcagagggaacccggcttcctggatcgcgccggctAATCGGTGCCGCAGCtgtatgtgtcgtggctgtgtcacagtcacagcacatgcatggagagcacaacacacaggctctacttgcatgtgtcgtgactgacacagccgtgacacatgcagcttcaGCGCCGATCAGCCAGCGCAATCCAGGAacttgccaaggagctcagagactgaattgtggcaaggcacagatctggccaaggttacaaaagaatttctgcattaCTCAAAGTTCCtaacagcacagtggcctccatgatccttaaatggaagaagtttgggacaacctgaagtcttcctagacctggccgtccagcccaactgagcaattgtgggacaagagccttggtgagagaggtaaagaagaaccccaagatcactgtggctgagctccagagatacagtagggagatgggagaaagttccacaaagtcaactatcactgcagcccttctccagtctggcctttttttttttttttttttaactcaaatagtTTTTTATTAAGTATTCCCATTTAGACAGTTCACGCTCTTCACTTAACATGTCTTTTAACAGTATATACATTATCATTATGTAATGTCTTCCATTATGGACATATAGACCATTATCGTGTAGGCGAAACCACCTCAGGCCTGTCTTCCCTTAACTTTCTTCTAACCCAATTCCAACCAAGGTGTCCACCATTTGTCAAACAAGACCATTTTCCTTCTTTTCTGATACACTCCCTTTTCCAGGGCAATGACCTGCCCCACATATTTAATgtattctcccctcgagggaggcTCCTCTTTAATCCAGTTTCTTGCTATGACCTTCTGAGCCATATATAATAATCTAGCGATAGCTATTTTCAACTTGTTATCCACAACTATCTCCTCTACATATCCCAACACGCACACCACTGGTTCCCTTGGAATTACACATCTGTACGACCCTTCTATCCGGCTGAGAACCACTAACCAAAAAGTAGTCAATCTTGGACATGTCCAGAACATGTGAAACATTCCCGCAttatcattcctacatctagggcattcTGAATCAGATaccagtctggcctttatggcagagtggcccgacggaagcctcttctcATTGCAAGACATATCAAAGCCGGCACAGAGTTTGCTaataaacacatgaaggactccaagacaatgagaaataagattctctggtctgatgagacctttttggttataattctaagcggtatgtgtggagaaagcaggcactgctcatcaccttgcaattgaaggaaacatgaatgcggccaagtacagagatatccccgCTGGTACCTGGATACCCGCACTGCGCTGCTTCACTCGGCGCCCGTCTCTCTGTGCACCCTCTGGTACTGGTGAGTCTGTGAGTCTTTACTGCGCCTTTCCTAGATCTGCGCTCTGCGGCCGGGAGCCTTTCCCAACAAACTCCTGCTTGGTGTGCTTTGACCTGCACGCTCGACGACGCTCCCCGAGTCCTTACTGCACCCGACCCTTATCACTGCCGTGCGGCCTATCGCTGCTTGCAGCACGGCGCAAGTCCTCTCTCACTCAGCCCTCCGGCGGAAAGCCCCTCTTCCGTGCAAACCTCCTTATACTCTCCTTACTCACTACATCCCCTCTCTGCAGGTCATGGGTCTCTTCCGTCCTCAGTTTCCTTCCCCCTGCAACAGGAGACTTGTCACCAGCAGTTCTGGACCCGGCGCTTAAGCAGCACTTGCAGCCTGGTTCTCTCCTCTACACCCCCGCACTCCttttgctcgccattccacggtCAAGAGCTCTTTGTGCCCCTTTATGGTCTTCGGAGGTGGGCCAGATGCCCACAGTTTTCACACCCATTTCTGCTTCTCTTGCACTACATTTTGCCAAAGAAAATCATTCTGCGCATATCGCATGGGCGGGACACCAGCATGGACACACTGAGTACATTGTTGCACCTCTTGAATTTTCTCGTCAGGAGTGCTTGGAAGTTCAGGTACCTCATGCAGAATTTTGACATCTGGCTCTCGTCCTTGGCATTCAATGTCCTCATCTGACTGCGCACTAGGTGTGAGCCCCTACTTCTACCTCTTCACTGGGGCTTCCATCCTCTTCAACTTCCTTGGCGCACACCAGCTCCACCCAAATTACTTCCATGCTCCTGAGCTACGCAGACATCCCGCTGCTGGCAAACGACGCCTTCTCCCTCTCTTCTCGGCGTCCGGTGCCATGGCTCCGCTTTGCTCTGGGTGAGGCTCCCATTTGCTCACCTTTCCAGTCCTTCCAGGTCTCCGTCCATTCTCTATGGTCACTCTGCAATGGGCGGACCATCTCCCTCCACTCTTCCTTGGAGGTGGGCTTTTTCTGTCCAAGGACCGTCTCATCCATGTGCAGAGTTCTCTCCAGTGGGTAAGACCGTTGCAGGACTAGAATCTTCGTCGTTGGCTGCCTCGTGTAGGGCAACTCCTTGACATGTGTACCATTTTTCCACAAGTCCAACACTCACTTCTGAGCCTGTCTGGTGGGTGCTTCGTTCTGTATCACTGTCCGCTGGGAAAGGCATACCGTCTCTGCAATCGTTCTTCATCTCAGGATATAGGATTAGATTCTGAGGTTGCTGTTGGAGGTTGAGGTTGCAGTTGGAGCTTTTCTTACGCTCCATATTTCTCTTTTAATTTCTCTTATCTCCTGTCTTATCTCTG is a window encoding:
- the LOC138664010 gene encoding zinc finger protein 182-like isoform X3, translating into MDRDRDNMSEKILHLTLEILFRLTGEDYTVVKTSSERCHASVSEGWRRPLNPITGSPHHPLIHGDLNDQKILELTYKMIELLTGEVSIRCQDVTVYFSMDEWEYLKEHKDLYRDVMMEVAGPLTSLVLSRKRITPERCPRPLLPQDCKQENPDVPQDHQGKDLAHINTTETYVSGDDWFKVEIITDDDLDDCSRRLQGHQIFSDFKAEDDGITQHTYEEQSKDPSSEHFKQVPTILDPISEDVLHKRIFLIDLSRKDREMYKMMEWILHLTLEIFFRLTGEDYTVVKKISSERCHAPVSEGCGRPLNPITGFPPHPLIHEDINDQKILELTYKMIQLLTGEVPIRCQDVSVCFSMEEWEYLEGHKDLYKDVMMEVPQPLTSPVLSSKRTTPERCPRPVLPQNPNVPQDHQCKDLNNINTTETYLLSELRCKEEIPTDEYSDDYSRTLQGHPTSSDFKAEDGFITQHTYEKQSKDLSSEHFKQILSKTIKQTKNHKRSDKLQTTHPIKKPYLCSECGKCFNQKSELVKHHTIHTGEKLFSCSECGKCFNQKSGLVTHQEMHTGEKPYSCSECEKCFHHKSSLIIHQKSHIEKQEFSCSECGLCFRFKYKLIIHQRIHTGEKPFSCSECGKCFRIKSSFVMHQKSHAAKKPFTCLECGHSFHQKSKLVIHQRSHTGERPYSCSECEKQFSSKSALVHHQKIHTGEKSFSCSQCGNSFKYKSDVVRHERCHTGEKPFSCPECGKLFANKSTLVIHQRSHTGEKPYSCSECGKCFAKKSNLVIHQRSHTGEKPFSCSECGKCFSFKANLDAHQRVHTGEKPYLCSECEKRFSNMSALVHHQKIHTREKPFLCSHCGDSFKRKTHFIRHQRSHTREKQFSCLECGKHFSFQANLVAHQIIHTGAS